From Aristaeella lactis, the proteins below share one genomic window:
- a CDS encoding GH36-type glycosyl hydrolase domain-containing protein, translating to MNYGYFDENAREYVITNPNTPAPWANYLGSPEYGAIVTVNAGGYSFVKSGAAGRILRYTFNQFDEPGRYIYLRDEETGDFWSASWKPVAKPLDQYKTECHHGTSYTEFVSEYNGIRSRALYYVPMGATHEVWRISLENLTDRERKISVFAYAEFTTESYYTQDLVNLQYTQFITKTEFHDSFILEQINEFNYPRPDGTTGRERFFGLAGAKVASYTGRREQFLGRNRFDKPQALLDGKCDNSLNYNGNPCGALQFSAALKPAGKTTAAFLLGQKTVFEAKEIVDRYADTEATVEKELEELKQYWHGELANLKISTPDKNFDTMVNTWNAFQCFITFIWSRAASLFYCGERNGYGYRDTVQDIQGIMHLDPELARKQLTFMLSAQVHHGAGLPLVKFTHNAGHEDTPEQDSYVKATGHPSYRADDALWLFPTVYKYIAETGNTAYLDEEIPFADKDTGTVREHLKRAINFSMTHLGPHGMPAGLHADWNDCLVLGSQGESTFVAFQLYYALNIMKEFCENEPEYLAYLNETSDNLLKILNSLCYEGDQFIRGFRDTGEIIGSRKNNEAATWLNPQSWAVISRAATHEQAEIILETACKKLNTPYGLELMQPSYRYEYFEGARMRLFNPGTKENGGIFCQPQGWAILAEALCGHGNRAFQYFKESSPASFNDDADRRVIEPYVHGQFIEGHESPFAGRSHVHWLTGTASTVMVGCVEGILGLRPTTKGIEISPAIPQEWDGFTMEKVFRGRKLHITVDNSAHKEGTPVKVILNGVERAAGVIPESDLKDENDITVVM from the coding sequence ATGAATTACGGCTATTTTGATGAAAACGCAAGAGAGTATGTGATCACCAATCCCAACACACCCGCCCCCTGGGCAAATTATCTGGGATCGCCGGAATACGGCGCGATCGTAACAGTAAACGCGGGCGGCTACAGCTTCGTCAAGAGCGGCGCGGCCGGACGGATCCTGCGCTATACCTTCAACCAGTTTGACGAACCCGGACGGTATATCTACCTGCGGGACGAAGAAACCGGCGATTTCTGGTCCGCCAGCTGGAAGCCGGTGGCGAAGCCGCTGGACCAGTATAAGACGGAATGCCATCACGGCACCAGCTATACCGAGTTTGTGAGCGAATACAACGGGATCCGGAGCCGGGCCCTGTATTATGTGCCCATGGGTGCCACCCATGAGGTGTGGCGGATCAGCCTGGAGAACCTGACCGACCGGGAACGGAAGATCAGCGTGTTTGCCTACGCGGAATTCACGACAGAGAGCTATTATACCCAGGACCTGGTGAACCTGCAGTATACCCAGTTCATCACAAAGACAGAATTCCATGACAGCTTTATCCTGGAACAGATCAATGAGTTCAACTATCCGCGGCCGGACGGAACCACCGGGCGGGAACGCTTCTTCGGCCTGGCCGGCGCGAAAGTGGCCAGCTATACCGGACGCCGGGAGCAGTTCCTGGGCCGGAACCGCTTTGACAAACCCCAGGCGCTGCTGGACGGGAAATGCGACAACAGCCTGAACTATAACGGAAACCCCTGCGGCGCACTGCAGTTCAGCGCGGCGCTGAAGCCTGCCGGAAAGACCACGGCGGCGTTCCTTCTGGGGCAGAAGACCGTCTTTGAGGCGAAGGAGATCGTGGACCGCTACGCTGATACGGAAGCGACTGTGGAGAAGGAACTGGAAGAACTGAAGCAATACTGGCACGGGGAACTGGCCAACCTGAAGATCTCCACCCCGGACAAAAACTTTGACACCATGGTGAACACCTGGAACGCTTTCCAGTGCTTCATCACCTTTATCTGGAGCCGCGCTGCCAGCCTGTTCTACTGCGGTGAACGGAACGGCTACGGCTACCGGGATACCGTGCAGGATATCCAGGGCATCATGCACCTGGATCCGGAACTGGCCCGGAAACAGCTGACCTTTATGCTCAGCGCGCAGGTGCATCACGGTGCAGGCCTGCCGCTGGTGAAGTTCACCCATAACGCCGGCCACGAGGACACACCGGAGCAGGACAGCTATGTGAAGGCCACCGGCCATCCCAGCTACCGGGCGGATGACGCGCTGTGGCTGTTCCCGACGGTGTACAAGTATATCGCGGAAACCGGCAACACGGCTTACCTGGATGAAGAGATCCCCTTTGCGGACAAGGATACCGGAACGGTGCGGGAGCACCTGAAGCGGGCCATCAACTTCAGCATGACGCACCTGGGACCCCACGGGATGCCCGCGGGCCTGCATGCCGACTGGAACGACTGCCTCGTGCTGGGCTCCCAGGGTGAGAGCACCTTCGTGGCCTTCCAGCTCTATTACGCGCTGAACATCATGAAGGAATTCTGTGAAAACGAGCCGGAGTACCTGGCATACCTGAACGAGACGTCGGATAACCTGCTGAAGATCCTGAACAGCCTGTGCTACGAGGGAGACCAGTTCATCCGCGGTTTCCGTGATACAGGCGAGATCATCGGCAGCCGGAAAAACAACGAGGCCGCCACGTGGCTGAATCCCCAGAGCTGGGCCGTCATCAGCCGTGCCGCGACCCATGAGCAGGCTGAGATTATCCTGGAGACCGCCTGCAAGAAGCTGAATACGCCTTACGGCCTGGAGCTGATGCAGCCCAGCTACCGGTATGAATACTTTGAAGGCGCACGGATGCGGCTGTTCAACCCGGGCACCAAGGAGAACGGCGGTATCTTCTGCCAGCCCCAGGGATGGGCGATCCTGGCGGAAGCACTGTGCGGACACGGAAACCGGGCATTCCAGTACTTTAAGGAAAGCAGCCCTGCTTCCTTCAATGACGACGCGGACCGCCGGGTGATCGAGCCCTACGTCCACGGCCAGTTCATTGAGGGCCATGAGAGCCCCTTCGCCGGACGGAGCCATGTGCACTGGCTGACGGGTACCGCCAGCACGGTCATGGTCGGCTGCGTGGAAGGTATCCTGGGCCTGCGTCCCACAACCAAGGGCATTGAGATCTCTCCCGCGATCCCGCAGGAATGGGACGGCTTCACGATGGAGAAGGTCTTCCGTGGCCGGAAGCTGCATATCACCGTGGACAACAGCGCCCACAAGGAAGGCACGCCCGTGAAGGTGATCCTGAACGGCGTGGAACGCGCGGCCGGCGTGATCCCGGAAAGCGACCTGAAGGACGAGAACGACATCACGGTTGTAATGTAA
- a CDS encoding aminopeptidase, giving the protein MKKTVLRKYARLIAECGANVQKGQEVFINAGLDQPEFVKMLVEECYKLGASRVVVDFDYAPLQKIHVKYCDVETLGSLTNYQKARWEHYVEKLPCRIYLDSDDPDGLKGIDQNKMLKAQQMRYPLIKGYRDEMDNKYQWCIAAVPGADWAKKVFPGLTTHQAIEKMWEAILFTSRVTDDPVKAWKEHNADLAARCKYLNSLGIEELHYTAGNGTDFTVGMIPEAEFKGGGDTSLQKIFFNPNIPTEECFISPMKGKAEGLVVASMPLSREGQLIENFSIRFENGKAVEWHAEKNEQLLTNMLTSDEGASYLGECALVPYDSPIRNSGILFYNTLFDENAACHLAVGAGFADTIKGFEEKTLEECRALGINDSMIHVDFMIGTKDLNIDAKTRDGRTVPVFRNGNWAF; this is encoded by the coding sequence ATGAAGAAAACCGTACTGAGGAAATATGCCCGGCTGATCGCTGAATGCGGCGCGAACGTGCAGAAGGGACAGGAAGTCTTTATCAACGCGGGCCTGGACCAGCCGGAATTCGTGAAGATGCTGGTGGAGGAATGCTACAAGCTGGGAGCCAGCCGGGTCGTGGTGGATTTTGACTACGCGCCCCTGCAAAAGATCCATGTGAAATACTGTGACGTGGAAACCCTGGGCAGCCTGACGAACTACCAGAAAGCCCGCTGGGAACACTATGTGGAGAAACTGCCCTGCAGGATCTACCTGGATTCCGATGATCCGGACGGCCTGAAGGGTATTGACCAGAATAAAATGCTCAAGGCACAGCAGATGCGCTATCCGCTGATCAAAGGCTACCGGGATGAAATGGACAACAAGTACCAGTGGTGTATTGCAGCTGTGCCTGGCGCGGATTGGGCGAAGAAGGTGTTCCCGGGCCTGACAACACACCAGGCCATCGAAAAGATGTGGGAAGCGATCCTTTTCACCAGCCGGGTAACCGATGATCCGGTGAAAGCCTGGAAGGAACACAACGCGGACCTGGCAGCCCGCTGCAAATACCTGAACAGCCTGGGTATTGAGGAACTGCACTATACAGCCGGGAACGGGACGGACTTTACGGTGGGCATGATCCCGGAAGCTGAATTCAAGGGCGGCGGAGATACCAGCCTGCAGAAGATCTTCTTCAATCCGAATATCCCCACGGAGGAATGCTTTATTTCCCCGATGAAGGGAAAGGCGGAAGGCCTGGTGGTGGCCAGCATGCCGCTGAGCAGGGAAGGACAGCTGATCGAGAACTTCAGCATCCGCTTTGAAAACGGCAAAGCCGTGGAATGGCACGCGGAAAAGAATGAACAGCTGCTGACCAACATGCTGACGTCTGATGAAGGCGCAAGCTACCTGGGCGAATGCGCGCTGGTGCCCTATGATTCCCCGATCCGCAACAGCGGCATCCTGTTCTATAATACGCTGTTCGATGAAAATGCCGCCTGCCATCTGGCGGTTGGCGCGGGCTTCGCGGATACGATCAAAGGGTTTGAGGAGAAGACCCTGGAGGAATGCAGGGCACTGGGGATCAACGACTCCATGATCCATGTGGACTTCATGATCGGTACGAAGGACCTGAATATCGACGCGAAAACCCGGGACGGGAGGACGGTACCTGTCTTCCGGAACGGAAACTGGGCTTTCTGA